One Deltaproteobacteria bacterium genomic region harbors:
- a CDS encoding arginine--tRNA ligase: protein MKRHLEALLRQALNDAITAGELPVDRPPPFTVEVPADLKFGDLATNVALVLARQAGRPPRAVADTLLARLRDPEGWLAGTEVAGPGFINFRFAPSFWRMLLAEALGAGESYGRSTVGAGRRVQVEFVSANPTGPLHIGHGRGAVLGDVTARLLEAVGYEVEREYYVNDFGRQMDMLGRSTWIRHRQLRGEDVALGEDAYPGEYLIDVARALAAEQGDELARLPEAEAVARCREFAARALLAGIQEDLARFGVRFDHFVSERALHAESVFARARAALPADLLYEQDGALFFRTTHFGDEKDRVVVRGNGEPTYFGSDIAHYYRTLSRRFDALVNVLGADHHGYVARLRAVVAAFGFDPAALRVLLVQLVNLTRGGEPVRMGKRAGEFVTLREVVDEVGADAARFFFLLRKADSQLDFDLELAKKQSTDNPVFYVQYAHARIASVLRQAADAGIVLAPEPDLTRLGDGETEPLRVLVTFPDVVEAAARDLEPHRIVFYALDLAAAFHRYYNQHRILSDDPGATQARLALVRCVQQVLRAALELAGVRAPERM from the coding sequence ATGAAGCGGCACCTTGAAGCGCTCCTTCGCCAGGCGCTGAACGACGCGATCACGGCGGGAGAGCTCCCCGTCGACCGGCCGCCGCCCTTCACCGTCGAGGTGCCCGCCGACCTCAAGTTCGGAGACCTGGCGACGAACGTGGCACTCGTGCTCGCGCGGCAGGCCGGGAGGCCGCCGCGCGCCGTCGCCGACACGCTCCTGGCGCGGCTTCGCGATCCCGAGGGCTGGCTCGCCGGCACCGAGGTCGCCGGCCCGGGCTTCATCAACTTTCGCTTCGCGCCCTCGTTCTGGCGGATGCTGCTCGCCGAGGCCCTCGGCGCCGGCGAGTCGTACGGCCGCTCCACGGTCGGTGCGGGGCGCCGCGTGCAGGTGGAGTTCGTCAGCGCGAACCCGACGGGACCGCTGCACATCGGGCACGGGCGCGGGGCGGTCCTCGGAGACGTCACCGCGCGGCTCCTCGAGGCGGTTGGCTACGAGGTCGAGCGCGAGTACTACGTGAACGACTTCGGCCGGCAGATGGACATGCTCGGCCGGTCGACCTGGATCCGCCATCGCCAGCTGCGCGGCGAGGACGTGGCGCTCGGGGAGGACGCCTACCCGGGGGAGTACCTGATCGATGTCGCCCGAGCGCTGGCCGCCGAGCAGGGCGACGAGCTCGCGAGGCTGCCCGAGGCCGAGGCTGTCGCCCGGTGCCGTGAGTTCGCCGCGCGGGCGCTGCTGGCCGGGATCCAGGAAGACCTCGCGCGCTTCGGCGTCCGCTTCGATCACTTCGTCAGCGAGCGGGCGCTGCACGCCGAGAGCGTGTTCGCGCGCGCCCGCGCGGCGTTGCCCGCGGACCTTCTCTACGAGCAGGACGGGGCGCTCTTCTTCCGGACGACGCACTTCGGCGACGAGAAGGACCGCGTGGTCGTGCGAGGCAACGGCGAGCCCACCTACTTCGGCAGCGACATCGCGCACTACTATCGGACGCTCTCGCGCCGCTTCGACGCCCTCGTCAACGTGCTCGGCGCCGACCACCATGGCTACGTTGCGCGGCTGCGCGCGGTGGTGGCGGCGTTCGGCTTCGATCCCGCCGCGTTGCGCGTGCTGCTGGTGCAGCTCGTCAATCTGACGCGGGGCGGCGAGCCCGTCCGCATGGGAAAGCGCGCCGGGGAGTTCGTCACGCTCCGGGAGGTCGTCGACGAGGTGGGTGCGGACGCCGCGCGCTTCTTCTTCCTGCTCCGCAAGGCCGACAGCCAGCTCGATTTCGATCTCGAGCTCGCGAAGAAGCAGAGCACGGACAATCCGGTCTTCTACGTTCAGTATGCGCACGCCCGGATCGCAAGCGTGCTCCGACAGGCGGCTGACGCGGGCATCGTGCTCGCGCCCGAGCCCGATCTCACCCGGCTCGGCGACGGCGAGACCGAGCCGCTCCGGGTCCTCGTGACCTTCCCGGACGTGGTCGAGGCGGCCGCCCGCGACCTCGAGCCGCACCGCATCGTGTTCTACGCGCTCGACCTGGCCGCCGCCTTTCACCGCTACTACAACCAGCACCGCATCCTGAGCGACGATCCCGGCGCCACGCAGGCGCGGCTCGCGCTCGTGCGGTGCGTCCAGCAAGTGCTGCGGGCGGCCCTGGAGCTCGCGGGCGTCCGGGCGCCCGAACGGATGTGA
- the trpE gene encoding anthranilate synthase component I: MNLRTAGRPALGAGATTPTRADFRELARQGNLVPVCREILADLETPVSAFLKIHRGPYGFLLESVEGGEKWGRYSFLGTEPARVFRARGGTVEVETPGRGTVRRTTADPFGALKTLLAEYRPVAVPGLPRFAGGAVGYVGYDMARSFERLPARAADDLALPDACLLLAESLLVFDNVAQKIQVVSNVHLDGRASPDDAYDAAVARIDDLVARLDLPPRPPVPIGAGAGEVRSNFSEEGYRAIVERAKEYIRAGDVIQVVLAQRFEVGLAAAPLNVYRCLRTVNPSPYMFFLDLGDHALAGASPEVMVRVEDGEVTVRPIAGTRPRGTVERDDERLAAELLADPKERAEHVMLLDLGRNDVGRVARTGSVQVTESFVIERYSHVMHLVSNVRGELAPGRDCFDAFRATFPAGTLTGAPKIRAMEIIEELEPVRRGVYGGAVGYFAFSGAMDTAITIRTALVKGGRVYIQAGAGIVADSDPEAEHRECVNKARAMIQAVRLAEQL; this comes from the coding sequence ATGAACCTCCGGACCGCCGGACGGCCGGCGCTCGGCGCCGGGGCGACGACGCCGACGCGCGCCGACTTCCGGGAGCTCGCCCGCCAGGGCAACCTGGTCCCCGTCTGCCGCGAGATCCTCGCCGACCTCGAGACGCCCGTCTCGGCCTTCCTCAAGATCCATCGCGGCCCGTACGGCTTCCTCCTCGAGAGCGTCGAGGGGGGTGAGAAGTGGGGCCGGTACAGCTTCCTCGGGACCGAGCCCGCCCGCGTCTTCCGCGCGCGGGGCGGGACGGTCGAGGTCGAGACGCCGGGGCGCGGGACGGTGCGGCGGACGACCGCCGATCCGTTCGGTGCGTTGAAGACGCTCCTCGCCGAGTACCGGCCGGTCGCCGTGCCCGGCCTGCCCCGCTTCGCCGGTGGCGCGGTGGGCTACGTCGGCTACGACATGGCGCGCTCGTTCGAGCGGCTGCCGGCACGCGCCGCCGACGACCTCGCGCTTCCCGACGCGTGCCTGCTGCTCGCCGAGAGCCTGCTCGTGTTCGACAACGTGGCCCAGAAGATCCAGGTCGTCTCGAACGTGCACCTCGACGGACGAGCGTCGCCGGACGACGCCTACGATGCTGCGGTGGCGCGCATCGACGACCTGGTCGCGCGGCTCGACCTGCCGCCCAGGCCGCCGGTGCCGATCGGCGCCGGCGCGGGAGAGGTGCGCTCGAACTTCTCCGAGGAGGGGTACCGGGCGATCGTCGAGCGCGCCAAGGAGTACATCCGGGCTGGTGACGTCATCCAGGTGGTGCTCGCCCAGCGGTTCGAGGTCGGGCTCGCAGCCGCGCCGCTGAACGTCTACCGCTGTCTGCGCACCGTCAATCCTTCGCCGTACATGTTCTTCCTCGACCTCGGCGACCATGCGCTCGCCGGCGCGTCGCCCGAGGTCATGGTCCGGGTCGAGGACGGCGAGGTGACGGTCCGGCCGATCGCCGGGACGCGGCCGCGCGGCACGGTCGAGCGTGACGACGAGCGGCTGGCGGCGGAGCTGCTCGCCGATCCCAAGGAGCGCGCCGAGCACGTCATGCTCCTCGATCTCGGGCGCAACGACGTCGGCCGGGTGGCCCGGACGGGGAGCGTCCAGGTCACGGAGAGCTTCGTGATCGAGCGTTACTCGCACGTGATGCACCTGGTCTCGAACGTCCGCGGCGAGCTGGCGCCCGGGCGCGATTGCTTCGACGCCTTCCGCGCCACCTTTCCCGCCGGCACGCTCACCGGCGCGCCGAAGATCCGCGCCATGGAGATCATCGAGGAGCTCGAGCCCGTCCGGCGCGGCGTCTACGGCGGCGCGGTCGGCTACTTCGCCTTCTCGGGCGCGATGGACACGGCGATCACCATCCGCACGGCGCTGGTGAAGGGCGGCCGCGTCTACATCCAGGCGGGCGCCGGCATCGTCGCCGACTCCGATCCCGAGGCCGAGCACCGCGAGTGCGTGAACAAGGCGCGCGCGATGATCCAGGCCGTGCGCTTGGCGGAGCAGCTATGA
- the trpC gene encoding indole-3-glycerol phosphate synthase TrpC — MAMLDTIVAHKRAEVDARRRAISLEVLRDRPLHAEPRRGLRAALARNAPRGVIAELKRASPSRGTIRADYDVPALARAYAAAGATALSVLTDERFFGGALEHLAAARTATALPCLRKDFLVDPYQVEEARAWGADAVLLIAAAVTPEQGASLLAAAAESGLDALVEVHGEAELAWAVAAGATLVGINNRDLATFTVSLDTTERLAGLVPAGVLVVAESGVRSRADVERMRRAGAHAVLVGEAFMEQPDPGAALAEWLACP; from the coding sequence ATGGCCATGCTCGACACGATCGTCGCCCACAAGCGGGCGGAGGTCGATGCGCGGCGTCGGGCCATCTCGCTCGAGGTGCTGCGCGACCGGCCGCTCCATGCCGAGCCCCGGCGTGGCCTGCGCGCGGCGCTCGCCCGCAACGCCCCGCGCGGGGTGATCGCCGAGCTGAAGCGCGCCTCGCCCTCGCGCGGCACGATCCGCGCCGACTACGACGTCCCCGCGCTGGCGCGCGCCTACGCCGCGGCCGGCGCCACGGCGCTGTCCGTGCTCACCGACGAGCGCTTCTTCGGCGGCGCGCTCGAGCACCTGGCCGCCGCACGCACGGCGACGGCGCTGCCATGCCTGCGGAAGGACTTCCTGGTCGACCCCTACCAGGTGGAGGAGGCGCGCGCCTGGGGCGCCGATGCCGTGCTCCTGATCGCCGCGGCGGTCACGCCCGAGCAAGGCGCCTCGCTCCTCGCCGCGGCCGCCGAGAGCGGACTCGACGCGCTGGTCGAGGTCCACGGGGAGGCCGAGCTCGCCTGGGCGGTCGCCGCCGGGGCGACGCTCGTCGGCATCAACAACCGAGATCTGGCGACGTTCACGGTCTCGCTCGACACGACCGAGCGGCTCGCCGGGCTCGTGCCGGCAGGCGTGCTGGTGGTGGCCGAGAGCGGCGTCCGCTCGCGCGCCGACGTCGAGCGCATGCGGCGCGCCGGCGCGCACGCCGTCCTCGTGGGTGAGGCCTTCATGGAGCAGCCGGATCCGGGCGCCGCCCTGGCGGAGTGGCTCGCGTGCCCGTGA
- a CDS encoding acetyl-CoA carboxylase carboxyl transferase subunit beta, protein MRRKLTAAPGRCPACAEPFDGRARRLQVCPHCGHHLRLAAEARVRLLVDPGTFAERDGGLGAADPLAFAGYPARLAAARRQAGRREAILTGTARIGGHRVALGVFDFAFLGGSMGTGVGERLTRLVEHARAARIPLVVCTASGGARLQEGIFSLMQMAKVTAALTRLRQARVPCITVLTDPTTGGVAASIGLLGDVNLAEPGALIGFAGPRVIEQTLRQKPPPGFQRAESLLERGMLDRIVPRQALRATLAALLELLA, encoded by the coding sequence GTGCGTCGGAAGCTGACCGCCGCTCCCGGGCGTTGTCCAGCCTGCGCCGAGCCCTTCGATGGCCGGGCGCGCCGTCTCCAGGTGTGCCCGCACTGCGGCCACCACCTGCGGCTGGCGGCCGAGGCGCGCGTGCGGCTCCTCGTCGACCCCGGGACGTTCGCGGAGCGCGATGGCGGCCTGGGAGCGGCCGATCCGCTCGCGTTCGCGGGTTACCCCGCCCGCCTCGCGGCGGCGCGCCGGCAGGCCGGACGCCGGGAGGCGATCCTCACCGGCACGGCGCGCATCGGCGGGCATCGGGTGGCGCTCGGGGTCTTCGACTTCGCCTTCCTCGGCGGCAGCATGGGAACGGGCGTCGGCGAGCGTCTCACGCGCCTCGTCGAGCACGCCCGGGCCGCCCGGATACCGCTCGTCGTCTGCACCGCCTCGGGCGGGGCACGCCTCCAGGAGGGCATCTTCTCGCTCATGCAGATGGCCAAGGTGACGGCCGCGCTGACGCGGCTCAGGCAGGCTCGCGTCCCATGCATCACCGTGCTCACCGACCCGACGACGGGCGGGGTGGCGGCGTCCATCGGGCTCCTCGGCGACGTCAACCTGGCAGAGCCGGGCGCGCTCATCGGCTTTGCCGGGCCGCGCGTGATCGAGCAGACGCTTCGTCAGAAGCCGCCACCGGGCTTCCAGCGGGCGGAGTCCCTGCTCGAGCGCGGCATGCTCGACCGTATCGTGCCGCGGCAGGCGCTGCGCGCGACGCTCGCCGCGCTGCTCGAGCTGCTCGCATGA
- a CDS encoding tryptophan synthase subunit alpha: MSRIGPAFAALRAGGETALVPFFTAGDPDLATTRELVRAAVAAGAHAVELGVPFSDPMADGPVLQRAAARALAAGTSLPRVLELVAELRQEMSEPIVLFGYYNPFFRYGVERIATDAAAAGADGLLCVDLPPEEADDLRAATRATGLDLIALLAPTTPSPRVRTIARTASGFLYFVSVLGTTGARAALPRELPELISRVRRVTRLPVGVGFGVSTAEQAGWIAGFADAVIVGSAIGRLVEEGDARGAPGRVAAFIASLRAAMHAAARPCVGS; encoded by the coding sequence GTGAGTCGCATCGGGCCCGCCTTCGCGGCGCTCCGGGCCGGCGGCGAGACGGCGCTGGTGCCGTTCTTCACCGCCGGCGACCCCGACCTCGCGACGACGCGCGAGCTCGTGCGCGCGGCAGTCGCCGCGGGCGCGCACGCGGTCGAGCTCGGCGTCCCCTTCTCGGACCCCATGGCCGACGGCCCCGTGCTGCAGCGTGCGGCGGCGCGGGCCCTCGCGGCCGGCACCAGCCTGCCCCGCGTCCTCGAGCTGGTGGCGGAGCTCCGGCAGGAGATGAGCGAGCCGATCGTGCTCTTCGGCTACTACAACCCCTTCTTTCGCTACGGGGTCGAGCGGATTGCGACCGACGCGGCGGCGGCCGGTGCTGACGGACTCCTCTGCGTCGACCTGCCGCCGGAGGAGGCAGACGACCTGCGCGCGGCCACCCGCGCCACCGGCCTCGACCTGATCGCGCTCCTCGCGCCCACCACGCCGTCCCCCCGCGTGCGCACCATCGCCCGCACCGCCAGCGGCTTCCTCTACTTCGTCTCGGTGCTCGGCACGACGGGCGCCCGCGCCGCGCTGCCGCGCGAGCTGCCGGAGCTGATCAGCCGCGTGCGCCGTGTGACACGGCTCCCCGTGGGGGTTGGCTTCGGCGTGAGCACCGCCGAGCAGGCGGGCTGGATCGCCGGTTTTGCGGACGCGGTGATCGTCGGCAGCGCGATCGGCCGGCTGGTCGAGGAGGGTGACGCGCGCGGCGCGCCGGGAAGAGTCGCGGCGTTCATCGCCTCCCTTCGGGCCGCGATGCACGCGGCCGCGCGGCCGTGCGTCGGAAGCTGA
- the trpD gene encoding anthranilate phosphoribosyltransferase — protein sequence MRLQDALARVVQGSALSESEMAAVMERILAGNASPAQIGAFLVALRMKGETVGELVGAARAMRAHAVPIPGVPAEAVDTCGTGGDGASTLNVSTAAGLVVAGAGVPVAKHGNRAVSGAVGGADVLEALGVRLELPAAVLGACLGTTGFVFLHAPALQPAMRHAAGPRRELGVRTFFNVLGPLTNPAGVRRQVIGVFDRRWVEPVAEALVRLGAERAWVVHGAGGLDEIALEGETVVAEVAEGRVRLGTVTAADAGLAPAPLAALRVGSTAEAAALLGAVLEGTPGPARDVVCLNAAAALVVAGAARDLHEGVGLASASIDSGAATRVLERVVEFTRRQADAGAA from the coding sequence GTGAGGCTCCAGGACGCCCTCGCGCGTGTCGTCCAGGGGAGCGCCCTGTCCGAGTCGGAGATGGCGGCGGTGATGGAGCGCATCCTCGCCGGCAACGCGAGCCCGGCCCAGATCGGTGCGTTCCTGGTGGCGCTCCGCATGAAGGGCGAGACGGTGGGCGAGCTGGTCGGCGCGGCCCGCGCGATGCGCGCGCATGCCGTCCCGATTCCCGGGGTGCCGGCCGAGGCGGTCGACACGTGCGGGACGGGCGGCGACGGGGCCTCCACGCTCAACGTCTCGACCGCCGCCGGGCTCGTCGTCGCGGGCGCCGGCGTGCCGGTGGCCAAGCACGGCAATCGCGCGGTGTCGGGCGCGGTCGGCGGGGCGGACGTCCTCGAGGCGCTCGGCGTGCGGCTCGAGCTCCCCGCCGCCGTCCTCGGCGCATGCCTCGGCACGACGGGCTTCGTCTTCCTCCACGCGCCCGCGCTCCAGCCCGCGATGCGGCACGCGGCCGGCCCGCGCCGCGAGCTCGGCGTCCGCACGTTCTTCAACGTGCTCGGCCCGCTCACCAACCCCGCCGGCGTGCGCCGCCAGGTGATCGGCGTCTTCGACCGCCGCTGGGTCGAGCCCGTCGCCGAGGCCCTCGTCCGCCTCGGGGCCGAGCGCGCCTGGGTGGTGCACGGCGCCGGGGGCCTCGACGAGATCGCGCTCGAGGGCGAGACCGTCGTCGCCGAGGTGGCGGAGGGCCGCGTCCGGCTCGGAACCGTGACGGCCGCCGACGCGGGGCTCGCCCCCGCCCCGCTGGCCGCGCTCCGGGTCGGGTCGACGGCCGAGGCGGCGGCGTTGCTCGGCGCGGTGCTCGAGGGTACGCCGGGCCCGGCGCGCGACGTGGTCTGCCTCAACGCCGCGGCCGCGCTCGTCGTCGCCGGCGCCGCACGGGACCTGCACGAGGGCGTCGGGCTGGCGTCGGCGTCGATCGATTCGGGCGCCGCCACCCGCGTGCTCGAGAGGGTGGTCGAGTTCACGCGTCGTCAGGCGGATGCCGGAGCCGCCTGA
- a CDS encoding 50S ribosomal protein L17, whose amino-acid sequence MRHRVAGVKLSRTAAHRRALFRNLVTALLEHEAIRTTDAKAKEIRRWADRMITLGKQGTLHARRRAAAVLRRASVVKKLFDDLAPRYAERNGGYTRVVKLGHRLGDAAHLSVVELVDRKGAETEQAPQKKKSRRRDRGKEAPAPHRRAAAG is encoded by the coding sequence ATGCGCCACCGCGTGGCGGGCGTGAAGCTGTCGCGCACGGCGGCGCATCGCCGCGCGCTCTTCCGGAACCTCGTGACCGCGCTACTCGAGCACGAGGCGATCCGCACGACGGACGCCAAGGCGAAGGAGATCCGGCGCTGGGCCGACCGGATGATCACGCTCGGCAAGCAGGGCACGCTCCATGCCCGGCGGCGGGCGGCGGCCGTGCTCCGGCGCGCGAGCGTGGTGAAGAAGCTCTTCGACGACCTCGCGCCGCGCTACGCCGAGCGCAACGGCGGCTACACGCGCGTGGTGAAGCTCGGCCACCGTCTCGGGGACGCCGCGCACCTCTCGGTGGTGGAGCTGGTCGACCGCAAGGGAGCCGAGACCGAGCAGGCGCCGCAGAAGAAGAAGTCCCGCCGGCGCGACCGCGGCAAGGAAGCCCCCGCCCCCCACCGCCGCGCCGCGGCCGGGTAG
- the trpB gene encoding tryptophan synthase subunit beta — protein sequence MRRSRSSSAAPRLPDEHGHFGQYGGRYVAETLMPQLLELERTYTRLARDAAFQRELTRWLREYAGRPTRLYFARRLSGRLGGARIFLKREDLLHTGAHKINNTIGQALVARRLKKSRLIAETGAGQHGVATATVAALFGMRCEIFMGAEDVRRQSLNVFRMKLLGATVTVVESGARTLKDAMNEALRDWTATVRDTFYVIGSVAGPHPYPLMVRDFQAVIGEEARRQVLDSAGRLPDACIACVGGGSNALGLFHAFRDDRRVQLIGVEAAGRGLDTGAHAAPLTAGQVGVLHGNKTYLLQDETGQIRNAHSISAGLDYPGVGPEHAYLRDTGGATYVTVTDDEAVEALRLLTATEGIIPALESAHAVAHAVRLAPRLDRRAVLLVNLSGRGDKDMNTVADYLGVRLT from the coding sequence ATGCGAAGGTCGAGGAGTTCATCCGCCGCGCCAAGGCTGCCTGACGAGCACGGGCACTTCGGCCAGTACGGGGGCCGGTACGTCGCCGAAACCCTCATGCCGCAGCTCCTCGAGCTCGAGCGGACCTACACGCGCCTGGCCCGCGACGCCGCCTTCCAGCGCGAGCTCACGCGCTGGCTCCGCGAGTACGCCGGACGGCCGACCCGGCTCTACTTCGCCCGCCGCCTCTCGGGGCGGCTCGGCGGTGCCCGCATCTTCCTCAAGCGCGAGGACCTGCTCCACACCGGCGCCCACAAGATCAACAACACGATCGGACAGGCGCTGGTTGCACGCCGGCTGAAGAAGAGCCGGCTAATCGCCGAGACGGGCGCCGGCCAGCACGGGGTGGCGACCGCCACCGTGGCCGCGCTCTTCGGCATGCGCTGCGAGATCTTCATGGGGGCGGAGGACGTCCGCCGGCAGAGCTTGAACGTGTTCCGCATGAAGCTCCTCGGCGCCACCGTCACCGTGGTCGAGTCCGGAGCACGCACCTTGAAGGACGCGATGAACGAGGCGCTGCGCGACTGGACTGCGACGGTGCGCGACACGTTCTACGTGATCGGCTCGGTCGCGGGTCCCCATCCCTACCCGCTCATGGTGCGCGACTTCCAGGCGGTGATCGGCGAGGAGGCGCGCCGCCAGGTGCTCGATTCGGCCGGACGCCTGCCCGACGCCTGCATCGCCTGCGTCGGCGGCGGCAGCAACGCCCTTGGCCTCTTCCACGCCTTCCGCGACGACCGGCGCGTCCAGCTGATCGGCGTCGAGGCGGCCGGCCGGGGTCTCGACACGGGCGCGCACGCCGCGCCGCTCACGGCCGGGCAGGTGGGCGTGCTGCACGGCAACAAGACCTATCTCCTGCAGGACGAGACCGGCCAGATCCGCAACGCCCACTCGATCTCCGCGGGACTCGACTACCCCGGCGTCGGCCCGGAGCACGCCTATCTGCGCGACACGGGAGGCGCGACCTACGTGACGGTCACCGACGACGAGGCGGTCGAGGCGCTCCGCCTTCTCACGGCCACCGAGGGGATCATCCCGGCGCTCGAGAGCGCGCACGCGGTGGCGCACGCCGTGCGGCTGGCGCCGCGGCTCGACCGCCGGGCGGTGCTCCTCGTCAACCTCTCCGGCCGGGGAGACAAGGACATGAACACGGTCGCGGACTACCTCGGGGTGCGCCTGACGTGA
- a CDS encoding phosphoribosylanthranilate isomerase, whose protein sequence is MPVKVKICGVCSVDDARAAVRGGADFLGLNFWPGSPRHVDLARACEIAEAVVPTPLVGVFVDAPRELVERVAAEIGLAAVQFHGDEDAAYCRDWPWRTIKALRLRPGDDAAALATRYPTDYVLLDRHVAGRPGGTGEPLEPAIDLGAVPRARLFVAGGLRPETVADTVRRLRPFGVDVASGVEERPGRKDHAKVEEFIRRAKAA, encoded by the coding sequence GTGCCCGTGAAGGTCAAGATCTGCGGCGTGTGCAGCGTGGACGACGCGCGGGCGGCCGTGCGGGGGGGCGCGGACTTCCTGGGCCTCAACTTCTGGCCCGGAAGCCCGCGCCACGTCGACTTGGCGCGCGCCTGCGAGATCGCCGAGGCGGTGGTCCCGACGCCGCTGGTCGGCGTCTTCGTGGACGCGCCGCGGGAGCTGGTCGAGCGGGTCGCGGCGGAGATCGGTCTCGCGGCCGTGCAGTTTCACGGCGACGAGGACGCCGCCTACTGCCGCGATTGGCCGTGGCGGACCATCAAGGCGCTCCGGCTCCGTCCCGGCGACGACGCTGCGGCGCTCGCCACGCGCTACCCGACCGACTACGTCCTGCTCGACCGCCACGTCGCCGGGCGGCCCGGGGGGACGGGGGAGCCGCTCGAGCCCGCCATCGACCTCGGCGCCGTGCCGCGCGCGCGGCTCTTCGTGGCGGGCGGGCTCCGGCCCGAGACGGTCGCGGACACGGTGCGGCGCCTGCGGCCGTTCGGCGTCGACGTCGCCTCGGGCGTCGAGGAGCGCCCGGGAAGGAAGGATCATGCGAAGGTCGAGGAGTTCATCCGCCGCGCCAAGGCTGCCTGA
- a CDS encoding aminodeoxychorismate/anthranilate synthase component II: MKGAARRLLVIDNYDSFTYNLVQYLGELGADLDVRRNDAITLDEVAALGPDGVVISPGPCTPREAGISVPLIQRFAGTIPILGVCLGHQAIGAAFGGAIVRAARIMHGKTSLIHHDGRRLFAGLPEPFEATRYHSLVIDPAALPPMLERTAWTDAGEIMGVRHRTLFVEGVQFHPESILTVEGKRLLGNFLARLDAPGAAA, translated from the coding sequence ATGAAAGGCGCCGCGCGGAGGCTCCTGGTAATAGATAATTACGATTCGTTCACCTACAACCTCGTCCAGTACCTTGGCGAGCTCGGCGCCGATCTCGACGTCCGCCGCAACGATGCGATCACCCTCGACGAGGTGGCGGCGCTCGGTCCCGACGGCGTCGTCATCTCGCCCGGGCCGTGCACGCCGCGCGAGGCCGGCATCTCGGTGCCCCTCATCCAGCGCTTCGCCGGCACGATCCCCATCCTCGGCGTCTGCCTGGGCCATCAGGCGATCGGCGCCGCCTTCGGCGGGGCGATCGTGCGCGCGGCGCGCATCATGCACGGCAAGACGTCGCTCATCCACCACGACGGCCGGCGGCTGTTCGCCGGGCTGCCGGAGCCGTTCGAGGCGACGCGCTATCATTCGCTGGTGATCGATCCCGCGGCGCTGCCCCCGATGCTCGAGCGCACGGCCTGGACCGACGCGGGCGAGATCATGGGCGTCCGCCACCGGACGCTCTTCGTCGAGGGGGTGCAGTTCCATCCCGAGTCGATCCTCACGGTCGAGGGCAAGCGCCTGCTCGGGAATTTCCTCGCCCGCCTCGACGCCCCGGGAGCGGCGGCGTGA